The genome window ggtgggtggggggaggggtccctgctccgtctctcttttagttaaaaggtccttggcttaaagaaCGTTGAAGACTAAAGCTGTAATGCGTGAAATGAAATTAGGTCCAATTCTTACATGTAAAACAAGATTGTAGTGTCATAATTACTTGTTACTAATTAACTCAAATGCGTATTGAACTAAAACCCGGAAGGTCTCCATTTACAATAGATGTATTTGGATATTTTCTCTGGCAACTGTCACTGACTCCTCCCAGTGTTGTAGCCACTGGCTGGAGCTGCAGCAGTTGGGATTTTTATTTTCTAGCCCTGCCCAAAAGAAATACTCCTGCAGTCTTATCGTACAGATATGACATATACATCTTAACAAAAAATATGGCTGGGTTGGGGAATTCAGGCAATTTCAGGAACAGTGATATTTAGTCTTATACTTTTAAACtattgttgtatattatattgCAGAAGTaaattaagacaaaaaaaaacacaatagatatagaaaatgcatttattaTAGTTGTTGAAATTATGCTTGTTGTTGTAGGCAGCAACAATTTAATGGGAGAAATCATAATCCCTGCCCTTTTGCTCTAACAATCTCATAGTAATATGCAAGGAAAATATTTGAATCTATTaaatttaatataatttaatcAGGTTCAATTCCTAGTTACTGACAATACAGTACTTTTAATGCCATACGCTCTGCAGGAAACAAAACAATGAGTTCCCTTATGGTGTCCTGATTAGTGCTACCACAACTTGTCCAAATAACAATAGACAGGTACTGAACAGTCAGCATCAGTGTGCCACTATCAGCACTGTCTGAGTAGTGATGTAGTATGTTATCAAGTATTGTCATTagacaatattttttataagGGCTTTTTGCTGTAAACCACACAGTCCACTCGGATCAGTTTTGGTAAGGAGCTGGTTGAAGAGAGCTGATCCTGCTCTTGTATTCCCTGGAGGATATAGGCAAGCAATGGATGATATCTTGTCAGTGATCATATGATGAATGAATCAAAACTGCAACAGACTCAGCCTTTGCTCTCAGTCTTAGGTGGAGCCTGTTTGCTCTGCACAACTCAAGACTACCATCTGTTGGTCAAACATGGGAACCAGAAGTCAATGTACATTTAATTAAGCTTTTGTCTACACAGTAGCAAAGGCAAATCCGGTTTTTCACATTCAcaataataaattatatatatatatatatatatatatatatacatatacatatatatgtaaatatatgctAGATATAAAAGCATAAAGATAAATAaacggtggaagaagtacttagatcctaaagtaaaagtaccaatactacAATGTAAAATTACTCAAAGTAAATGTCCTACATTGAAAATCccacttcagtaaaagtacagaagtattatcagctaaaCGTACTataagtatcaaaagtataaGTACACATTCTTGAAAACTGGCTCCTGTGACAGACATATTATCATATATCACATTATTAGATGTTTTAAATATCATTTAACTGTTGTTGGTCGAGGTGGAGCAAGTttgatctatttttttttatctgagtGGTCGTgagaatattaataataatattaatgggGTAGGAAAGAACAAAGAAATTCAAGTTCTGCAGCTCAAATCATATTATAGAatattttttgtgaaatatcaGAGTGTTACTCTTTGGGCCTCAACCAATTATCTAAATGAAACCATCTGAGTCTAAGTCTGGCCGGGATGAAATGATTCTTCGGTGGAACTGCTAACATCTAAAATGGGACAAGGGACACCAACCAGATACAGCTTTTTTTGTAGGGGccacaagccaaaaaggttgggaaccactggttttATCTTTAACAATGCACTATAAGCTTATGTAGAATCTTAAACTGGAAAGTAACTAGAAACTATACCTGTCACATAAATGTAGTAGATTAAAAAAGGTACATTAAAAGGGATAAGAGAGACTTTATTGTCATCCATACAGTTCAGTACAGTACATAGAGGAACAAAATTGTGTTTCCCTGATCCCCAgtgcaaacaaataaaaaataatatttaaggtgcaaacaacaaaatacaaaaacaggtaCAGAACAAGATACAAGACAAGGTAGGCTACAGACATATAGTGCAATAACAAACATGCAGTGCaatgacagaaaaataaaaatacaggtAGTGTAAATAAATGTTAACAAAGGTAAAGTGATAAACAACAGTAAAAACAGTTTTTGGGTCCTTGAGAATATTTATGTAGTAAGGTGCAATAGCATTTATGGTCCAATATTACTAcattgtagtggagtagaaatataaagtagcataaaatagaaatactcaagttaaGTATAAGTActtcaaatgtgtacttaagcaTAGTACTTATGTATATGAGTATACACGGTTAATATAAACTTCAAACCctgataaataaatatattatgaataaataaatagcacCTACCACCCAATCATTACAGTATGAGCATACTGAGGAGGATGAagcacaaaaaaagagaaaaaaaaaaaaaagagatgatgaAATCTCGCGAGATTACCACTGTAACGGTGGACTGGGGTTTGGTCGAAGTTTTCAGATGCATCTGTAGATGAATCATAACAGCATCAAGATGTCGGGACGATCAGGCCGCGCTGAGACCCGAAGTCGGGCTAAAGATGACATTAAAAAGGTCCTGGCAGCCATCGAGAAGGTGCGCAAATGGTATGTAGGCTGTCTTGGGGACAATATGGAGGGGAATGTATTGGTAGACTGTAGCCTGATATCTGCTGCGTCGCTCAACAAACTTCAGTCGGAAAAGTTAGATGATTGACGGAGCtgctgaccaatcaatgccCCGGGTTGACAGGAGAGGCGGAGCtagctgagtttttttttccgcCTAGAGCTAGAGCTGTCAATATGGCCACAGCCTCACATGCTGAGCGGCGTAATGTAGACGACTGTCCCGTAGTCACATAACATGACATTAATGAACACCTTCGGACCTATCCTCGTGGCTTTTAAACGCCATGTAAAGTAAACGATGGCTGTAAGTGAGCACAATAGGACATTTGATTTGATTAGCTGCTGTGTCTCTGCTGTGGACAGAAGGACACGAGCATGCAGGCTATGTTACAGATTTATACTAAGATGGTTTAGTGTTAGACCTTTCGAAAATAATAACTAACTAATTAATAACTAATTTCATTCCCAGGGAGAAGAAATGGGTGACAGTTGGAGACACATCTTTACGCATATTCAAGTGGGTGCCAGTAACAGAAACAAAGCAGGTGGGGGCCTctgtcacataaaaaaaaatctcactttCAAGGATTTACTTTAATAAATCTAGTGAGTAGTCTGATTTTACAAACCCCTCTTTGTGTTCAGATATATCGCACCAAATCCACAGGTGGAGATAGAGGACTGAAAGATGTGGTCCTGGAAAACACAAACTCTTTACTGGATTTCACTGGTGAGTTTTGTGGCTGTATTTATTAAAATACTGAAACCACTGCATGTAGGCAAAGCCAAAAGATCACACAATCAAACTCATacaatctaaaaacaaaaccagCATGAGAACATGTCACCTGATGTTCAGTACAACTCCTCTCTGCTCAGATGAAAACAGCAACCAGAGCTTTCTGTCAGACGTTTACCAGCCTAAAATGGATAACAGCAGCAGCACTTCAAGCTCGCAGCAGGTCAGCCCTCCACACACCTCCAGCCTCCGTACTGAAGACTCTCAGCCACCAATGCTGGGCCAGGAGAGTGTGGATGGTATGTGGATGGCTCTCTCTAGTATATTTTCACTCAATTGTACACGTTATCCGAGTATAAAAGGGAATCGATCCTAGAGCTCAGTGGTGACAATTATAAACAATTACAATTAGTTATGTCCTGTACTGTCTCTGTATTCCCTCACTGTCAAAGCTGTATTAATGAGGATATATTTCCACCCTTGTGAAAGCAGAACCAGTTCATTCAGGACAGGAGGGGGCTGATGAGCCTCCCACTCTCATCAAGGAGGACCTTCTTTCATCGGGAGCTGTCAGACGGAGCACCCCAGACACACAGGTTCACTTTCTGAAAACGGGTTCAAAAAAGACCAGAACATGTTCCTTGATTAATT of Sander lucioperca isolate FBNREF2018 chromosome 5, SLUC_FBN_1.2, whole genome shotgun sequence contains these proteins:
- the bcl7bb gene encoding B-cell CLL/lymphoma 7 protein family member B-B, with the translated sequence MNHNSIKMSGRSGRAETRSRAKDDIKKVLAAIEKVRKWEKKWVTVGDTSLRIFKWVPVTETKQIYRTKSTGGDRGLKDVVLENTNSLLDFTDENSNQSFLSDVYQPKMDNSSSTSSSQQVSPPHTSSLRTEDSQPPMLGQESVDEPVHSGQEGADEPPTLIKEDLLSSGAVRRSTPDTQEELDESGAPPLKKIYTGENAALR